In Mustela lutreola isolate mMusLut2 chromosome 1, mMusLut2.pri, whole genome shotgun sequence, one genomic interval encodes:
- the ZBTB44 gene encoding zinc finger and BTB domain-containing protein 44 isoform X3: protein MGVKTFTHSSSSHSQEMLGKLNMLRNDGHFCDITIRVQDKIFRAHKVVLAACSDFFRTKLVGQAEDENKNVLDLHHVTVTGFIPLLEYAYTATLSINTENIIDVLAAASYMQMFSVASTCSEFMKSSILWNTPNSQPEKGLDAGQENNSNCNFTSRDGSISPVSSECSVVERTIPVCRESRRKRKSYIVMSPESPVKCSTQTSSPQVLNSSASYSENRNQPVDSSLAFPWTFPFGIDRRIQPDKVKQAENTRTLELPGPSETGRRMTDYVTCESTKTTLPLGSEEDVRVKVERLSDEEVHEEVSQPVSASQSSLSDQQTVPGSEQVQEDLLISPQSSSIGSVDEGVTEGLPTLQSTSSTNAHADDDDRLENVQYPYQLYIAPSTSSTERPSPNGPDRPFQCPTCGVRFTRIQNLKQHMLIHSGIKPFQCDRCGKKFTRAYSLKMHRLKHEVIS from the exons atgggTGTGAAAACATTTACTCATAGCTCCTCTTCCCACAGCCAGGAAATGCTTGGAAAGCTAAATATGTTGCGAAATGATGGACATTTTTGTGATATCACTATTCGTGTCCAGGACAAAATCTTCCGGGCACATAAGGTGGTACTAGCAGCTTGCAGTGATTTCTTTCGCACCAAACTTGTAGGCCAAGCAGAGGATGAGAACAAGAATGTGTTGGATTTGCATCATGTTACAGTGACTGGCTTTATACCCCTTTTAGAATATGCTTACACAGCCACTCTGTCAATTAACACAGAAAATATCATTGATGTTCTAGCTGCAGCCAGCTATATGCAAATGTTTAGTGTTGCTAGCACCTGCTCAGAGTTCATGAAATCAAGCATTTTATGGAATACACCCAACAGCCAACCAGAAAAGGGTCTAGATGCTGGACAAGAAAATAACTCTAATTGCAATTTTACTTCTCGAGATGGAAGTATTTCGCCAGTGTCTTCAGAGTGCAGTGTGGTAGAAAGAACCATTCCTGTCTGCCGAGAGTCCCGGAGAAAGCGCAAAAGCTACATTGTTATGTCTCCTGAAAGTCCTGTAAAGTGTAGCACACAAACAAGTTCTCCCCAGGTATTGAATTCTTCAGCTTCCTACTCAGAAAATAGAAATCAGCCAGTTGACTCTTCTTTAGCTTTTCCCTGGACTTTTCCTTTTGGAATTGATCGAAGGATTCAGCCTGATAAGGTTAAGCAGGCAGAAAACACCAGGACTTTAGAGTTACCTGGCCCATCTGAGACGGGGCGAAGAATGACTGATTATGTGACTTGTGAGAGCACAAAAACTACCTTGCCTTTGGGTAGTGAAGAAGATGTCCGGGTCAAAGTAGAAAGGTTAAGTGATGAGGAGGTCCATGAGGAAGTGTCTCAGCCTGTCAGTGCATCTCAGAGTTCACTGAGTGATCAACAGACAGTGCCAGGAAGTGAACAAGTCCAAGAAGACCTTCTGATTAGTCCACAGTCTTCCTCTATAG GTTCAGTAGATGAAGGTGTCACTGAAGGGTTACCTACACTTCAAAGCACTTCTAGCACTAATGCTCATGCAGATGATGATGATCG ATTGGAAAATGTTCAGTATCCCTACCAACTCTACATTGCTCCTTCTACCAGCAGTACAGAACGACCAAGTCCAAATGGTCCAGATAGACCTTTTCAGTGTCCAACTTGTGGGGTACGATTCACCCGTATTCAGAACTTAAAACAGCACATGCTCATCCACTCAG